From Enhydrobacter sp., the proteins below share one genomic window:
- a CDS encoding hydantoinase B/oxoprolinase family protein has translation MSNLDPVTLTVIQNGLIQVCNEMDLAFVRSAFSPVISEGMDRSDGIYDALDGSLIAQGELGLPVFVGTMQFSTRAVIDRVKSHYAGKVDPGDVFIVNDPYLGGTHLMDVRFVKPFFHRGELFAWLANTGHWPDVGGMVPGGFSASATEVEQEGLRLPPVKFFKKGEMDQEILSIILSNIRIADQRIGDIKAQAAALATGEQRLAALIDRYGAGTVRQAIAEMRHRAERQMRARIAAIPDGVYEGTSHVDSDGVVDEPLTIRMKITKKGEGLTFDMTGSSPPCRGPMNSVIATTKSAIYLAIKHIFPDVPINSGTFEPLEIVEPEGTFLYARYPRPVSGCAAEVSQRIAEAVFAALTRAIPDLLFAAPAGTSGNLGIGGYDPERKKNYIMYLFTGGGYGGFRGGDGLSNGCSTIGISKMPPVEVLEQFYPVLFEEFSLREGSGGAGEYRGGFGINYAIRLRRGEARVSMVMDHGRTGPQGALGGEAGATNTVAVTQAGKTYRPPHLSKDQDIQIGVGDVVRVSTPGGGGFGDPARRKAELIERDVARGYYTTDEARVRFGRPAAT, from the coding sequence ATGTCGAACCTCGATCCCGTCACGCTCACGGTCATCCAGAACGGCCTGATCCAGGTCTGCAACGAGATGGATCTCGCCTTCGTGCGCTCCGCCTTCTCGCCGGTGATCTCCGAGGGCATGGACCGGTCCGACGGCATCTACGACGCGCTCGACGGATCGTTGATCGCGCAGGGCGAACTCGGCCTGCCGGTGTTCGTCGGCACCATGCAATTCTCGACCCGTGCCGTCATCGATCGGGTGAAGAGCCATTATGCGGGAAAGGTCGACCCCGGCGACGTCTTCATCGTCAACGACCCCTATCTCGGCGGCACGCATCTGATGGATGTCAGGTTCGTGAAGCCCTTCTTCCATAGGGGTGAACTGTTCGCCTGGCTCGCCAACACCGGCCACTGGCCCGACGTGGGCGGCATGGTGCCGGGCGGCTTCTCGGCGAGCGCGACCGAGGTCGAGCAGGAGGGGCTGCGCCTGCCGCCGGTGAAATTCTTCAAGAAGGGCGAGATGGACCAGGAGATCCTGTCGATCATCCTCTCCAACATCCGCATCGCCGACCAGCGCATCGGCGACATCAAGGCCCAGGCAGCCGCGCTCGCCACCGGCGAGCAGCGGCTCGCGGCGCTGATCGACCGCTATGGCGCCGGCACGGTCCGGCAGGCCATCGCCGAGATGCGCCATCGCGCCGAGCGCCAGATGCGCGCCAGGATCGCCGCCATCCCCGACGGCGTCTACGAAGGAACCTCGCACGTCGACAGCGACGGCGTGGTCGACGAGCCGCTGACGATCCGGATGAAGATCACGAAGAAGGGCGAGGGCCTGACCTTCGACATGACCGGCTCCAGCCCGCCCTGCCGCGGGCCGATGAACAGCGTCATCGCCACCACCAAGTCGGCGATCTATCTCGCCATCAAGCACATCTTCCCGGACGTGCCGATCAACTCGGGCACGTTCGAGCCGCTCGAGATCGTCGAACCGGAAGGCACGTTTCTCTACGCGCGGTATCCGCGGCCGGTCTCGGGCTGCGCGGCCGAGGTGAGTCAGCGCATCGCCGAAGCCGTGTTCGCCGCATTGACCAGGGCGATTCCCGACCTGCTGTTCGCAGCTCCCGCCGGCACGTCGGGCAATCTCGGCATCGGCGGCTACGACCCCGAGCGCAAGAAGAACTACATCATGTATCTCTTCACCGGCGGCGGCTACGGCGGGTTCCGGGGCGGTGATGGACTGTCGAACGGCTGCTCGACCATCGGCATCTCCAAGATGCCGCCGGTCGAGGTGCTCGAGCAGTTCTACCCCGTGCTGTTCGAGGAGTTCTCGCTGCGCGAGGGCTCGGGCGGCGCCGGCGAATATCGTGGCGGCTTCGGTATCAACTACGCGATCAGGCTGCGCCGCGGCGAGGCCCGCGTCTCGATGGTCATGGACCATGGCCGCACCGGCCCGCAGGGCGCCCTCGGCGGCGAGGCCGGAGCGACCAACACCGTCGCCGTGACGCAGGCCGGCAAGACCTATCGTCCGCCGCACCTGTCGAAGGACCAGGACATCCAGATCGGCGTCGGCGACGTGGTGCGCGTGTCGACGCCGGGCGGCGGTGGGTTCGGCGATCCGGCCAGGCGCAAGGCCGAACTGATCGAGCGCGACGTGGCGCGCGGCTATTATACCACCGACGAGGCGCGCGTCAGGTTCGGGCGTCCGGCGGCGACGTGA
- a CDS encoding HPF/RaiA family ribosome-associated protein, whose amino-acid sequence METPLKISFQGSQPSDALSRMIAEEVEALEKFHGRLTACHVNVRVPPHGGRYAVNIHLALPGHLDINVDHVSDDDERFIDPQFAVGDAFRRAGRQLKERARKQRGETKRLRERVERTLAQPDPPKKP is encoded by the coding sequence ATGGAAACTCCGCTCAAGATCAGCTTCCAGGGCTCGCAGCCCAGTGACGCACTCTCCCGGATGATCGCCGAAGAAGTCGAGGCGCTCGAGAAGTTCCACGGCCGCCTCACGGCCTGCCACGTCAATGTGCGCGTGCCGCCGCACGGCGGGCGCTACGCGGTGAATATCCACCTCGCCCTGCCCGGCCATCTCGACATCAACGTCGACCACGTGTCGGACGACGACGAGCGGTTCATCGACCCGCAGTTCGCCGTCGGCGACGCCTTCCGCCGTGCCGGCCGCCAGCTCAAGGAGCGCGCGCGCAAGCAGCGCGGCGAGACCAAGCGCCTGCGCGAGAGGGTCGAGCGGACGCTGGCCCAGCCCGATCCACCGAAAAAGCCCTGA
- a CDS encoding amidohydrolase, translating to MKIEPKIAAFGAELTAIRRDIHAHPELGFEEERTSEIVARKLKEFGCDVTTGIGKTGVVGTVRVGNNPRAIGLRADMDALPMDEHNTFEHRSRHQGRMHACGHDGHTTMLLGAARYLSATRNFDGTVHFIFQPAEEGRGGAEAMVKDGLFDKFPCEQIFGMHNRPKLDVGKFAIRSGPQMAGGGLFDIKITGKGAHGARPESGIDPVIIGTQIISALQSVVSRNVAPLDSAVISVTQMHAGDAYNVIPQEAVLRGTIRAFRKETMALVKERIETISRGIAQTLGGKAEPDVRVVFPPLVNDRDAVKFIADVAAEIVGEENMNREGPYVMASEDFSYMLEKVPGAFINIGNGGGEGGCEVHNPGYDFNDEILTLGATLWSRVVEKKLARDAR from the coding sequence ATGAAGATCGAACCCAAGATCGCCGCCTTCGGCGCCGAGCTGACCGCCATCCGGCGCGACATCCACGCCCATCCCGAGCTCGGCTTCGAGGAGGAGCGCACGTCGGAGATCGTTGCCCGGAAGCTCAAGGAGTTCGGCTGCGACGTCACCACCGGGATCGGCAAGACCGGCGTGGTCGGCACGGTGCGTGTCGGCAACAACCCGCGCGCCATCGGCCTGCGCGCCGATATGGACGCGCTGCCGATGGACGAGCACAACACCTTCGAGCATCGCAGCCGGCACCAGGGCCGCATGCATGCCTGCGGGCACGACGGCCACACCACCATGCTGCTGGGCGCGGCGAGGTATCTCTCGGCGACGCGCAATTTCGACGGCACGGTGCACTTCATCTTCCAGCCGGCGGAGGAGGGACGCGGCGGCGCCGAGGCGATGGTCAAGGACGGGCTGTTCGACAAGTTCCCGTGCGAGCAGATCTTCGGCATGCACAACAGGCCCAAGCTCGACGTCGGCAAGTTCGCCATCCGCTCGGGCCCGCAGATGGCGGGCGGCGGCCTGTTCGACATCAAGATCACTGGCAAGGGCGCGCACGGCGCGCGGCCGGAGAGCGGCATCGATCCGGTGATCATCGGCACGCAGATCATCTCGGCGCTGCAGAGCGTGGTGTCGCGCAACGTGGCGCCGCTCGATTCGGCGGTGATCTCGGTGACGCAGATGCACGCCGGCGACGCCTACAACGTCATCCCGCAGGAGGCGGTGCTGCGCGGCACCATCCGCGCCTTTCGCAAGGAGACGATGGCGTTGGTCAAGGAGCGCATCGAGACGATCTCGAGGGGCATCGCCCAGACCTTGGGCGGCAAGGCCGAGCCCGACGTTCGCGTCGTCTTCCCGCCGCTGGTCAACGACCGCGACGCCGTCAAGTTCATCGCCGACGTGGCGGCCGAGATCGTCGGCGAGGAGAACATGAACCGCGAGGGGCCCTACGTCATGGCCTCGGAGGATTTCTCCTACATGCTGGAGAAGGTGCCGGGTGCCTTCATCAACATCGGCAACGGCGGCGGCGAGGGCGGCTGCGAGGTGCACAACCCGGGCTACGACTTCAACGACGAGATCCTGACGCTGGGCGCCACGCTGTGGTCACGGGTGGTCGAGAAGAAGCTGGCCAGGGACGCAAGATAG
- a CDS encoding alpha/beta fold hydrolase gives MPHFKLRDGADLFYERHGEGPPLFLVPGLGGDGRWWGVNVAALAKRFTVVVHDHRGTARSSLSRIDYSVGQMADDALQLIEGLGFDKVHWCGHSTGGAMGQVLAIEHPERIDRLVLSATWARTDAFFRRLFEVRSLMLRELGPAAYLKSSALALNMPSWVRDHDADLAAAEAKAAETIPVPEIVLSRIAAIVAHDRRDQLQRVRARTLAICARDDMVTPLYFTEELVRLIPDARAYVLPDGGHMYPNVHPGEFQRVMTSFLLES, from the coding sequence ATGCCACACTTCAAGCTGCGCGACGGCGCCGATCTCTTCTACGAAAGGCACGGCGAGGGACCGCCGCTGTTCCTGGTGCCCGGGCTGGGCGGCGACGGCCGCTGGTGGGGCGTCAACGTCGCCGCCCTGGCGAAGCGCTTCACCGTCGTCGTCCATGACCACCGCGGCACCGCGCGGAGCAGCCTGAGCCGCATCGACTACTCGGTCGGTCAGATGGCGGACGACGCGCTGCAGCTGATCGAGGGGTTGGGCTTCGACAAGGTCCATTGGTGCGGCCACTCGACGGGCGGGGCCATGGGCCAGGTGCTGGCGATCGAGCATCCCGAACGCATCGACCGGCTGGTGCTGAGCGCCACCTGGGCCAGGACCGACGCCTTCTTCCGCCGCCTGTTCGAAGTGCGCTCGCTGATGCTGCGCGAACTCGGGCCGGCGGCCTACCTGAAGTCGAGCGCGCTGGCGCTCAACATGCCGTCCTGGGTACGCGATCACGACGCCGATCTCGCCGCCGCCGAGGCCAAGGCGGCCGAGACGATCCCGGTGCCGGAGATCGTGCTGTCGCGCATCGCCGCCATCGTGGCGCACGACCGGCGGGACCAGCTCCAGAGGGTGCGGGCGCGGACGCTCGCCATCTGCGCGCGCGACGACATGGTGACGCCGCTCTACTTCACCGAAGAGCTGGTGCGCCTGATCCCCGACGCGCGCGCCTACGTCCTGCCGGACGGCGGGCACATGTATCCGAACGTGCATCCGGGCGAGTTTCAGCGTGTAATGACGTCCTTCCTGCTGGAGTCCTGA
- a CDS encoding asparaginase yields MTRPRLHVLALGGTIATRPDSSGAMQMGLGADDLVSAVPRLGELAEIRAETVSRVGSHSLSFDQIHALATRIKGLDVDGVIVTQGTDTLEETGFLLDLLLDRDVPVIVTAAMRNPALTSPDGPGNLLAAARVACDPWFRAHARAIGVVAVMLDEVYAAADVLKIHPTRLNAFASPQTGPLAALVEDRLVPLGLPVRDAVVAARRRLGSAHRGTAAPVALLSMGLDEAGGLIAALLEARDRLGYRGAVIAAMGGGHVPERVADLMPRLAAALPTVIAPRAGGGPMLRQTYGGPSAEIALRKAGLIWGGRLHPVKARVLLETCLRAGLDRAAIAEVFDAFG; encoded by the coding sequence GTGACGAGGCCACGTCTCCATGTCCTGGCGCTCGGCGGCACCATCGCCACGCGGCCCGATTCGTCCGGGGCCATGCAGATGGGCCTGGGCGCCGACGATCTGGTGTCGGCGGTGCCGAGGCTCGGCGAGCTGGCGGAGATAAGGGCCGAGACGGTGTCGCGGGTCGGCAGCCATTCGCTGTCCTTCGACCAGATCCATGCGCTGGCGACGAGGATCAAGGGGCTCGACGTTGATGGCGTGATCGTGACACAGGGCACCGATACGCTCGAGGAGACGGGATTTCTCCTCGACCTGCTGCTCGACCGCGACGTTCCCGTCATCGTCACCGCCGCCATGCGCAACCCCGCGCTCACGTCGCCGGACGGGCCGGGCAATCTCCTCGCCGCCGCGCGCGTCGCCTGCGATCCGTGGTTCCGCGCCCACGCCAGGGCGATCGGAGTGGTCGCCGTGATGCTGGACGAGGTCTATGCGGCGGCGGACGTGCTCAAGATTCATCCGACACGCCTCAATGCCTTCGCGTCGCCGCAGACAGGACCGCTCGCCGCCCTGGTCGAGGATCGCCTCGTGCCGCTCGGCCTGCCGGTGCGCGACGCCGTCGTCGCGGCGCGTCGGCGGCTCGGTTCGGCGCACCGCGGCACGGCCGCGCCGGTCGCGCTGTTGTCGATGGGCCTCGACGAGGCGGGCGGGTTGATCGCGGCGCTGCTCGAGGCGCGCGACCGCCTCGGCTACCGCGGCGCCGTAATCGCCGCCATGGGCGGCGGACACGTGCCGGAGCGCGTCGCCGACCTCATGCCGCGCCTCGCCGCGGCCCTGCCGACCGTGATCGCGCCGCGCGCCGGCGGCGGGCCGATGCTGCGACAGACTTACGGTGGCCCGAGCGCGGAGATTGCGCTACGCAAGGCCGGTCTCATCTGGGGCGGTCGCTTGCATCCGGTGAAGGCGCGCGTGCTTCTCGAAACGTGCCTGCGCGCCGGTCTGGATCGTGCGGCGATCGCCGAGGTGTTCGACGCGTTCGGATAG
- a CDS encoding cytochrome ubiquinol oxidase subunit I, whose protein sequence is MFETLDATLLARLQFAFTVSFHFIFPAFSIGLASYLAVLEGLWLWTGRQVYLDLFKYWLKIFALAFGMGVVSGIVMSYQFGTNWSVFSDKVGPVIGPLMAYEVLTAFFLEAGFLGVMLFGMNRVGRGLHFTATLAVAVGTFLSAFWILSANSWMHTPAGHAIADNGQFVPVDWIALIFNPSFPYRLVHTVLAAYLTTALVVGGVGAWHLLTGRKTEGTRVMFSMAMGMIAAVIPVQILVGDQHGLNTLEHQPVKTMAMEGHFKSYPDGAPLVLFGWPDEGAARVLYEVSIPKASSLILKHSLDAPLDGLDTVDRSEWPPVAIVFWAFRIMVGLGLLMLLLGVWSLLARWRRSLYDWVWLHRFALAMGPAGFVTVIAGWVTTEVGRQPYTVHGLLRTADSVSPLEAPAVAASLLAFIVVYFIVFGAGTLYILRLMSRAPQAAEPGPGHEGPQRAAGITPAPAVARPEGKV, encoded by the coding sequence ATGTTCGAGACTCTCGACGCGACCCTGCTGGCACGACTGCAATTCGCCTTCACCGTCTCGTTCCACTTCATCTTTCCTGCCTTCTCGATCGGGCTGGCGAGCTACCTCGCGGTGCTCGAGGGGCTGTGGTTGTGGACCGGACGGCAGGTCTATCTCGATCTCTTCAAGTACTGGCTGAAGATCTTCGCGCTCGCCTTCGGCATGGGCGTGGTGTCGGGCATCGTCATGTCCTACCAGTTCGGCACCAACTGGTCGGTGTTCTCCGACAAGGTCGGCCCGGTGATCGGGCCGCTGATGGCCTACGAGGTGCTGACCGCCTTCTTCCTCGAGGCCGGCTTCCTCGGCGTCATGCTGTTCGGCATGAACCGGGTCGGTCGCGGCCTCCACTTTACCGCCACCCTCGCCGTCGCCGTCGGAACCTTCCTGTCGGCGTTCTGGATTCTGTCGGCCAACAGCTGGATGCACACGCCGGCCGGCCATGCCATCGCCGACAACGGCCAGTTCGTGCCCGTCGACTGGATCGCGCTGATCTTCAACCCGTCGTTTCCCTATCGCCTGGTTCACACCGTGCTGGCGGCCTACCTGACGACGGCGCTGGTGGTCGGCGGGGTCGGCGCGTGGCATCTGCTGACCGGCCGCAAGACCGAGGGCACGCGGGTCATGTTCTCGATGGCGATGGGCATGATCGCCGCCGTCATCCCGGTGCAGATCCTCGTCGGCGACCAGCACGGCCTCAACACGCTCGAGCACCAGCCGGTGAAGACCATGGCGATGGAGGGCCATTTCAAGAGCTATCCCGACGGCGCGCCCCTCGTTCTCTTCGGCTGGCCGGACGAAGGCGCAGCTCGCGTGCTCTACGAAGTCTCGATTCCCAAGGCGTCGTCCCTGATCCTCAAGCACTCGCTCGACGCGCCGCTCGACGGTCTCGACACGGTCGACCGTTCGGAGTGGCCGCCGGTGGCGATCGTCTTCTGGGCCTTCCGGATCATGGTCGGGTTGGGGTTGCTCATGCTGCTGCTGGGCGTCTGGAGCCTGCTCGCGCGATGGCGGCGGTCGCTCTACGACTGGGTGTGGCTGCACCGCTTTGCCCTCGCGATGGGACCGGCCGGCTTCGTCACGGTGATCGCCGGCTGGGTGACGACCGAAGTCGGGCGCCAGCCCTACACCGTCCATGGCCTGCTGCGCACCGCCGACTCTGTCTCGCCTCTCGAGGCACCGGCGGTGGCGGCGTCGCTGCTCGCCTTCATCGTCGTCTACTTCATCGTGTTCGGCGCCGGCACGCTCTACATCCTGCGCCTGATGTCGCGTGCGCCGCAGGCGGCCGAACCGGGCCCCGGACACGAAGGCCCGCAGCGCGCCGCCGGCATCACGCCCGCGCCGGCCGTCGCGCGGCCGGAAGGGAAGGTGTGA
- a CDS encoding Lrp/AsnC family transcriptional regulator codes for MRGSPGSGLLCWRRSRKHRQLLCGRWPLREKIFLDPFDRKILDCLQHDADMPLAEIARRVGLSATPCWRRINRLRERGVIRAKVALLDRKAVNAGVTVFVAVRTNQHTAQWLSRFARAIASFPEVMDCYRMSGEIDYLIRLALPDIEAYDAFYKRLIARVELSDVTSMFAMEEIKSTTRLPLSYLP; via the coding sequence ATGCGTGGTTCGCCGGGAAGCGGGTTGCTCTGTTGGCGCCGTTCACGCAAACATCGACAATTACTTTGCGGGAGATGGCCCTTGCGTGAAAAAATATTCCTAGATCCGTTCGACCGGAAGATACTCGATTGCCTGCAGCATGATGCGGACATGCCGCTGGCCGAGATCGCCCGCCGCGTCGGGCTCTCCGCCACGCCGTGCTGGCGGCGCATCAATCGCCTGCGTGAGCGGGGGGTGATCCGCGCCAAGGTGGCGCTGCTCGATCGCAAGGCGGTGAATGCCGGGGTGACGGTGTTCGTGGCGGTGCGCACCAACCAGCACACGGCGCAGTGGCTGTCGCGCTTCGCGCGCGCCATCGCCTCGTTTCCGGAGGTCATGGACTGCTATCGCATGTCGGGCGAGATCGACTACCTGATCCGGCTCGCCTTGCCCGACATCGAGGCCTACGACGCCTTCTACAAGCGGCTGATCGCCAGGGTCGAGCTGAGCGACGTGACGTCCATGTTCGCCATGGAGGAAATCAAGTCTACCACCCGGCTGCCGTTGTCGTATCTTCCCTGA
- a CDS encoding DsbA family protein, giving the protein MPATVVLWSDYVSPYAYVAKAWAYALEADFDVALEWRPYTLDIASFQQSVAERDPHHWRRVRYAYMDARRWAGKQGLTLMGPKKIYSARPANAGMLWAQRHGVFRAYNDLAFDRFWRRALDPESVEAVDAVLGEAGAPAGFRAFYDGAGGAEHDRLRNEAEASGVFGVPTFVFDGELFWGGDRIGLLRERLGEKGIGIRVREQEPT; this is encoded by the coding sequence ATGCCGGCCACGGTCGTTCTGTGGAGCGACTACGTCAGCCCGTACGCCTATGTCGCCAAGGCATGGGCCTACGCGCTGGAGGCGGACTTCGACGTCGCGCTTGAGTGGCGGCCCTACACGCTCGACATCGCTTCCTTCCAGCAGTCGGTGGCCGAACGCGATCCGCATCACTGGCGGCGCGTGCGCTACGCCTACATGGATGCGCGGCGCTGGGCCGGCAAGCAGGGCCTCACGCTGATGGGGCCGAAGAAGATCTACTCTGCGCGTCCCGCCAATGCCGGGATGCTGTGGGCGCAACGGCACGGCGTGTTCCGCGCCTACAACGACCTGGCGTTCGACCGCTTCTGGCGGCGCGCGCTCGATCCTGAAAGCGTCGAAGCGGTCGACGCCGTGCTGGGCGAGGCCGGTGCGCCCGCCGGATTTCGCGCCTTCTACGACGGCGCCGGCGGCGCCGAGCACGACCGGCTGCGGAACGAAGCGGAGGCGTCCGGCGTTTTCGGGGTGCCGACCTTCGTCTTCGACGGCGAGCTGTTCTGGGGCGGCGATCGCATCGGATTGCTGCGCGAACGGCTCGGGGAGAAAGGCATCGGAATCCGCGTCCGAGAACAGGAGCCGACATGA
- a CDS encoding host attachment protein, with protein sequence MTRSTSNKAVMKPRRRARLPEAPRLARRARKTLIVVADSARARFFEPGEGKLVVATRSEMTAPRARKLTRELVTDRPGRAYRSPVRGFNRHALEPAHDPQKVEKHKFVAELAGALDDAVARYDRLIVVAPRRTLGELRSLMSKRVQKSVAHELAKDLTTSTPQAVWKALAAALPLPL encoded by the coding sequence ATGACCCGTTCGACCAGCAACAAGGCCGTCATGAAGCCGCGCCGCCGCGCCAGGCTGCCGGAGGCGCCTCGCCTGGCACGCAGGGCGCGCAAGACGCTGATCGTCGTGGCCGACAGTGCGCGGGCGCGCTTCTTCGAGCCCGGCGAGGGCAAGCTCGTTGTCGCGACGCGGTCGGAAATGACGGCGCCGCGGGCGCGCAAGCTCACCCGCGAACTCGTCACCGACCGGCCGGGCCGCGCCTATCGTTCGCCGGTCCGCGGCTTCAATCGCCACGCGCTGGAGCCCGCGCACGATCCGCAGAAGGTGGAAAAGCACAAGTTCGTCGCCGAGCTCGCGGGCGCGCTCGACGACGCCGTCGCCCGCTACGACCGTCTGATCGTCGTGGCGCCCCGGCGCACCCTCGGCGAGTTGCGTTCGCTGATGAGCAAGCGCGTCCAGAAGAGCGTGGCGCACGAGCTCGCCAAGGATCTCACCACCTCGACGCCGCAGGCGGTGTGGAAGGCGTTGGCCGCGGCCTTGCCGCTGCCTCTCTAG
- the cydB gene encoding cytochrome d ubiquinol oxidase subunit II: MPAFDLPTIWAFIIAFAIFAYVVMDGFDLGIGILFPAFEEGRERDTAMNSIAPVWDGNETWLVLGGGGLMAAFPLAYGVIFSALYAPLIAMLLALIFRGVAFEFRWRDPGHRKYWDAAFTLGSIVATLAQGVVLGGLLQGIAVDERSYAGGWWDWATPFSLLVGVALLAGYGLLGATWLIMKSEGSLLEHCHRLAPRFAVATLVGMAAVSAWTPFLANDYYLRWFAWPQILFTAQVPLLVTLAAVALFFTLRRRHTYWPFLISLGLFALGLAGLGISLYPWVVPRALSIWDAAAPDKSLGFMLVGAAIMVPIILAYTAYAYWVFRGKTGHEGYH, translated from the coding sequence ATGCCGGCCTTCGACCTGCCCACGATCTGGGCCTTCATCATCGCCTTTGCGATCTTCGCCTATGTCGTGATGGACGGCTTCGACCTCGGCATCGGTATTCTTTTTCCCGCGTTCGAGGAGGGACGCGAACGCGACACCGCCATGAATTCGATCGCGCCGGTCTGGGACGGCAACGAGACCTGGCTGGTGCTGGGCGGCGGCGGGCTGATGGCGGCCTTTCCGCTCGCGTATGGAGTCATCTTTTCCGCCCTCTATGCACCTCTCATCGCCATGCTGCTGGCGCTGATCTTCCGCGGCGTCGCCTTCGAGTTCCGCTGGCGCGACCCGGGGCATCGCAAGTATTGGGACGCCGCCTTCACCCTGGGGTCGATCGTCGCCACCCTGGCGCAGGGCGTGGTGCTCGGCGGCCTGCTGCAGGGCATCGCCGTCGACGAGCGATCCTACGCCGGCGGCTGGTGGGACTGGGCGACGCCGTTCAGCCTGCTGGTCGGCGTGGCGCTGCTCGCGGGCTACGGCCTGCTCGGCGCGACCTGGCTGATCATGAAGAGCGAGGGATCGTTGCTCGAACATTGCCATCGTCTGGCGCCGCGCTTCGCCGTCGCCACGCTGGTCGGCATGGCGGCGGTGAGCGCCTGGACGCCGTTCCTCGCCAACGACTACTACCTGCGCTGGTTTGCCTGGCCGCAGATCCTGTTCACCGCGCAGGTGCCGCTGCTGGTGACGCTGGCGGCCGTTGCCCTGTTCTTCACCCTGCGCCGCCGCCACACCTATTGGCCGTTCCTGATCTCGCTCGGCCTGTTCGCGCTCGGCCTGGCGGGGCTCGGCATCAGCCTCTATCCCTGGGTGGTGCCGCGCGCGCTGTCGATCTGGGATGCCGCCGCACCCGACAAGAGCCTCGGCTTCATGCTGGTCGGCGCGGCGATCATGGTGCCGATCATCCTCGCCTACACCGCCTATGCCTACTGGGTGTTCCGCGGCAAGACCGGCCACGAGGGCTATCACTGA
- a CDS encoding alpha/beta hydrolase translates to MALSHPRQRHHPHLASPHGNSSPRAAFRRRCGRGGRRGIALLALLLSGWPAQAQDRSTLAATIDGASLRLAVVTYKPPGGGPFPTLIFHHGSTGRGTDPGLFARVYDPRSLAEWFTARGWAVVLPSRRGRGGSEGTYDEGFGLDRGRGYTCEEPFSIPGADRALKDIDAATAAILAQPFVDRTRIAVGGQSRGGILTIAWTGRQPQVARAAINFVGGWMGTGCSSASSINQSLFKRGAAFPLPSIWLYGENDSFYSLSHSRSNFAAFRAAGGKGTFHEFAPSPPGSNGHYISATPSLWTPVLEAYLAERGLPSHLKN, encoded by the coding sequence GTGGCTTTGTCTCACCCGCGGCAGCGACACCATCCGCACCTTGCATCACCGCATGGTAACTCATCGCCGCGTGCGGCCTTCCGACGACGCTGCGGCCGCGGTGGTCGCCGCGGAATAGCGCTCCTCGCGCTGCTCCTCTCGGGATGGCCGGCGCAGGCGCAGGACCGCAGCACCCTCGCGGCGACGATCGACGGCGCCAGCCTGCGGCTTGCCGTCGTCACCTACAAGCCGCCCGGCGGCGGGCCCTTCCCCACGCTCATCTTCCATCACGGCTCGACCGGCCGCGGCACCGATCCGGGCCTGTTCGCCCGCGTCTACGATCCGCGTTCGCTGGCCGAGTGGTTCACGGCGCGCGGATGGGCCGTCGTCCTGCCGTCGCGCCGCGGCCGCGGCGGCTCGGAGGGCACCTACGACGAGGGATTCGGGCTCGATCGCGGCCGCGGCTACACCTGCGAGGAACCGTTCTCGATTCCAGGCGCTGACCGCGCGCTGAAGGACATCGACGCGGCGACGGCGGCCATCCTCGCCCAGCCCTTCGTCGATCGTACGCGGATCGCCGTCGGCGGACAATCGCGCGGCGGCATTCTCACCATCGCCTGGACGGGACGCCAGCCACAGGTGGCGCGCGCGGCGATCAACTTCGTGGGCGGCTGGATGGGCACGGGATGCTCCAGCGCCAGCTCGATCAACCAGAGCCTGTTCAAGCGCGGCGCCGCCTTTCCCCTGCCGTCGATCTGGCTCTACGGCGAGAACGACTCGTTCTATTCGCTGTCGCATTCGCGATCGAACTTCGCCGCCTTCCGGGCGGCCGGCGGCAAGGGCACGTTCCACGAATTCGCGCCGTCGCCGCCCGGTTCCAACGGCCACTACATTTCGGCCACCCCGAGCCTGTGGACGCCCGTGCTCGAGGCCTACCTTGCGGAGCGCGGCCTGCCGTCCCATCTGAAGAACTAG